One stretch of Melospiza georgiana isolate bMelGeo1 chromosome 28, bMelGeo1.pri, whole genome shotgun sequence DNA includes these proteins:
- the MAP3K14 gene encoding mitogen-activated protein kinase kinase kinase 14: MAVMGIACQGSPDPAVKHKKELTAAEGLKETVSEKQSSVCKVEDSKKAIFDSQWKILNDVITRGTAKEETEGGCASISIIAQAECENSQEFSPTLSERSFIAHSKRYSSRSDSLDHIPNNVAHATEGRMAPTWRGRHRGRARKKRHKKRSKLKGQPVAAGRRSPRTPEQESCTPIPVQEDESHQSTLYRNSFWVPEFNKDLGYDPLPFEKPAHAPLSMGKLHSPRSQYKTELHKLISPIQCLNHVWKQRDTVPQPETLHPFPYNILPPHFPHVDNPLRAMKQNALDKYFHGDLNYQDSHLSGLNLEYNFTKCINQSVQTSADKLSVEEYLVDALKGSVSFGEPQNLASLAKTWRGGGLELKEQFHEASENEGVLLNEKLKPVDYEYREEVHWTKCHGSLGIGSFGEVYKVEDKQTGFQCAAKKVQLEHFRAEELTTCAAVSSPSVVPLYGAVKEGPWVTIFMKLMEGGSLGQLIKQSGCLPEDRALSYLGQVLEGLEYLHAQNILHGDVKAENVLLSADGSRALLCDFGHSAHLHPDGLGKCLVTGNYVPGTETHMAPEVVMGKRCDSKVDVWSSCCMMLHMLNGCHPWTQYYNHPLCLKIAKEPPPVREIPPSCNPLTAEIIKLGLEKEPLHRASASELKTKTSVALEEVGGVRSPWKGEYREPRHLSLNKENSAQTSLSPTVSPVSEIASDPKLSVKVSCGSSVLPPPSLEQTEEAEGPHWNEDKEIPESCDPPPLSSTPLPLKSCSHVERATNISEQELQQLEIELFLNSLSQPYSLEEQEQMLSCLSIDSPFVSDASEKNSMKASQSLRDTMSSGIHSWNSQAEGQSCSWNNLLSRSRHTDTPSCFNGVKIQIQLLTGENLHIRDFHRTKVGDIATGISSQIPVPAFSLVTKEGQPVHYNMEVPDSGIELQCTLAPDCSVGWAWRVKHGQLENRP, encoded by the exons ATGGCCGTGATGGGAATTGCATGCCAGGGATCTCCTGATCCAGCAGTCAAACACAAAAAGGAGCTCACAGCTGCTGAGGGGCTGAAGGAGACAGTGAGTGAAAAGCAGAGCAGTGTTTGCAAAGTAGAAGATTCAAAGAAGGCCATCTTTGACAGTCAGTGGAAAATCCTGAATGATGTAATCACCAGAGGAACagcaaaagaagaaacagaaggagGCTGTGCATCAATTTCTATTATTGCCCAAGCAGAAT gtGAAAACAGTCAGGAGTTCAGCCCCACTTTATCAGAGAGATCCTTTATTGCCCACAGTAAACGTTACAG CAGCCGCTCGGACAGCCTCGATCACATCCCCAACAATGTGGCCCACGCCACGGagggcaggatggctcccacCTGGAGAGGGAGGCACCGGGGCAGGGCCAGGAAGAAAAGGCACAAGAAAAGATCCAAGCTGAAAGGACAAcctgtggctgctggcaggaggagtCCAAGAACTCCAGAACAGGAGAGCTGCACCCCAATTCCTGTCCAG gaGGATGAATCCCACCAAAGCACTCTTTACAGAAACAGTTTTTGGGTTCCTGAATTTAACAAGGACTTGGGCTATGATCCACTGCCTTTTGAGAAGCCTGCCCACGCCCCTTTGTCCATGGGCAAACTGCATTCCCCAAGGAGCCAGTACAAAACTGAACTGCACAAGCTGATAAGCCCTATTCAGTGCCTTAATCATGTTTGGAAACAGAGGGACACTGTTCCCCAGCCTGAGACTCTTCATCCTTTCCCCTACAACATCCTTCCCCCCCATTTCCCACATGTGGACAATCCCCTCCGTGCCATGAAGCAGAATGCTCTGGACAAATACTTCCATGGTGACCTCAACTATCAAGACAGTCACTTATCTGGCCTAAACTTAGAATATAATTTCACCAAATGCATCAACCAGTCTGTGCAAACCAGTGCTGACAAACTTTCTGTGGAAGAATATTTGGTAGATGCCTTGAAGGGGAGTGTGAGTTTTGGAGAACCACAAAATTTAGCCAGCCTGGCCAAGACGTGGAGAGGAGGTGGGCTGGAGCTGAAGGAACAATTCCATGAAGCAAGTGAAAATGAAGGAGTGCTGCTGAATGAG AAGCTGAAGCCGGTGGATTACGAGTACCGAGAAGAAGTTCACTGGACCAAGTGCCACGGTTCCTTGGGCATTGGCTCTTTTGGGGAGGTCTACAAGGTAGAGGACAAGCAGACAGGATTCCAGTGTGCTGCCAAGAAG gtgcagctggaacaTTTCCGTGCCGAGGAGCTGACGACGTGCGCGgccgtgagcagccccagcgtGGTGCCCCTGTATGGGGCTGTCAAGGAGGGTCCCTGGGTCACCATCTTCATGAAGCTCATGGAGG GTGGCTCATTAGGGCAGCTCATTAAACAGAGTGGCTGCCTGCCAGAGGACAGAGCCCTCAGCTACCTGGGCCAGGTCTTAGAGGGTCTGGAGTATCTTCATGCTCAAAACATTCTCCATGGAGATGTCAAAG CTGAGAACGTGCTGCTGTCAGCTGATGGGAGCAGGGCCCTCCTGTGTGACTTTGGCCACTCTGCTCACCTGCACCCAGATGGGCTGGGAAAGTGCTTGGTCACAG GGAACTACGTGCCTGGCACAGAGACCCACATGGCCCCCGAGGTGGTGATGGGGAAGCGCTGTGACTCCAAGGTGGAcgtgtggagcagctgctgcatgaTGCTGCACATGCTCAATGGCTGCCACCCCTGGACCCAGTACTACAACCACCCTCTGTGCCTGAAG ATCGCTAAAGAGCCGCCTCCTGTGAGGGAAATTCCACCTTCCTGCAACCCTCTCACTGCTGAGATTATAAagctggggctggagaaggAGCCTCTGCACAGGGCATCTGCATCAGAgctcaaaaccaaaaccagcgTGGCACTTGAGGAAG tgggAGGTGTGAGAAGCCCCTGGAAAGGTGAATACAGAGAGCCCAGACATTTATCTTTGAACAAAGAAAACAGTGCACAAACATCCCTGTCCCCCACAGTGAGCCCAGTTTCTGAGATTGCTTCTGACCCAAAACTGTCAGTCAAAGTTTCCTGTGGCAGCTCAGTCCTCCCACCTCCATCTCTGGAGCAAacagaggaggctgagggacCCCACTGGAATGAGGACAAGGAGATACCTGAGAGCTGTGATCCCCCACCCCTCTCCTCAACTCCTCTGCCcctgaagagctgcagccacgTGGAAAGAGCCACAAACATTTCAGAGCAAGAACTTCAGCAGCTGGAAATTG AACTCTTTCTGAACAGCCTTTCCCAGCCTTACTCTCTGGAAGAGCAGGAGCAAATGCTTTCCTGCCTCAGCATTGACAGCCCCTTTGTGTCAGATGCCAGTGAGAAG AACTCCATGAAGGCTTCTCAGAGCTTGAGGGACACCATGAGCTCTGGGATCCATTCCTGGAACAGccaggcagaggggcagagctgcagctggaacaaCCTGCTGAGCCGCAGCCGGCACACGGACACCCCCAGCTGCTTCAACG